In Microcoleus sp. AS-A8, one DNA window encodes the following:
- a CDS encoding pentapeptide repeat-containing protein — protein sequence MSLSIRHWLAERHIERRQLGHDSAQIAGIAFRLAQDMEVKSLNPFAISPLTDVLELPLKAAWEAAPALSQLTVGLLRILSRKKPLKRNEGTWLTFQVAYLNALQGILEQESQLRRPWVNRALVPTGQEADPSLGDPQLVGLIRTLRPGRLSDSQAEQALSLVADSFLVQQMNNLAIAWFVANGTEDTEAKLLTQRLSNGLPGYLLTVIAENPLPLSQLQKFVRLGNLGPLRDTTIAPVPTQPSELSTASLPLNLNREYYRAALTCALSEPLLAEPFSLKDLYIPLKGRVVRDEEYHTPDYSSSSPGSSQPVDLMQWAISQLDDKTSITVIEAAPGGGKTSFCQIWAARVAQQLYPNWMPVLIRLRDATLGQTLEQTLDSAFPVGRFTDTDGWLSPNSPPCLLILDGVDELPRSTQTERYLWTFMEQVMRFHNQDTDAAGLPRHKIFLTSRRATLDGLIKKSRQTSTLYLPDQLHRIVIEPMGQDEFRQWFSAWAKLQSKSIAQAYFSFLKHGGAFKQRSSGNNVASLVTRPLMLYLLGILHRDGWVDESIFLMGSPQFQFEIYDRMTRWLLGEPTTGDGPLPELIREGLAHASRSLEAIANLLQGRDPQQLRHQMQVAALTIIQTGQYQVSSDAMTQGAPAKLITQKALPEAIAHRSDLHPIVKPPSGEPLTSVFPPVLPAFFFRSQPKEKPGAGGQARGEGFNPNPVGYNKLSVPYQGSSHLLPKAPLTPHFPATARSSLPVRLEFSHPSLGEYLGAEEIAKQLTALTQTVPDPYNEVTFVIQDALSVAQHLYALLGYGILSAEIEALVIERLRREQRRNSRVFSFSVLFQRLYRFYRAYCRGQWLDEGVAHQAHSQLSALHNPLNVLQVEAALGINVFLLLCSGAQEAQLSFWPCGNPDIPQEFDPDQLLSFIGRTAALSPTAFWQRTRGSLKNMQLAEACLNQAMLAEANLERANLSAAELIGINLVAANLDHANLSGASLAGANLSNANLSDANLEGADLSGANLKGANLKSVNLTHACLFQTQLDEPLSNLAIHSGAIFSLEEFQSYKQSLTPTKLLSRSDDDELLGEETPIFMESAEGELVLPEVRYRNQHTDDDYEGETARIENLEQEMSAFAQGGYGESEDDYGEQETAIANPLDYP from the coding sequence ATGAGCCTAAGCATTCGCCATTGGCTAGCGGAGCGCCACATTGAACGCCGCCAACTGGGACATGATAGTGCCCAGATTGCGGGCATTGCCTTTCGCCTCGCCCAGGATATGGAAGTCAAGAGCCTTAATCCTTTTGCGATTAGTCCCTTGACAGACGTTTTGGAGTTGCCTTTAAAAGCCGCGTGGGAAGCAGCTCCCGCCCTCTCCCAGTTGACGGTGGGACTCTTGCGGATTTTGAGCCGGAAAAAACCATTAAAGCGTAATGAAGGCACTTGGCTCACCTTTCAAGTTGCTTATCTGAATGCGTTACAAGGAATTTTAGAACAAGAATCTCAATTGAGAAGACCTTGGGTTAACCGAGCCTTAGTCCCGACAGGCCAAGAGGCTGACCCATCCTTGGGTGACCCACAATTGGTCGGGTTGATCAGAACATTGCGACCGGGACGGCTCAGCGATAGTCAGGCGGAACAAGCTCTGTCGCTGGTGGCTGACTCGTTTTTGGTGCAGCAGATGAATAATTTGGCGATCGCCTGGTTTGTCGCCAATGGTACAGAAGACACGGAAGCTAAATTGCTCACGCAACGCCTGAGTAACGGACTTCCGGGTTATCTGCTCACGGTGATTGCGGAGAATCCCCTACCTTTATCACAGCTGCAAAAGTTTGTGCGCTTAGGCAATCTAGGCCCTTTGCGAGATACAACGATCGCACCCGTCCCGACTCAACCCTCGGAACTCTCAACGGCTTCACTGCCGCTGAACCTCAATCGAGAATACTATCGAGCCGCGCTCACCTGTGCCCTGAGTGAACCCCTCCTGGCAGAACCCTTTTCCCTCAAGGATTTATACATTCCCCTCAAAGGGCGGGTCGTTCGGGATGAAGAATACCACACTCCAGATTACTCCTCTTCATCTCCAGGCTCCTCACAACCCGTCGATTTGATGCAATGGGCGATTTCCCAGCTAGACGATAAAACCAGTATCACCGTGATCGAAGCGGCTCCCGGCGGTGGCAAGACCAGTTTCTGCCAGATTTGGGCGGCGCGTGTGGCTCAGCAACTCTATCCCAATTGGATGCCCGTATTAATCCGGCTCAGAGATGCCACCTTAGGGCAAACCTTGGAGCAGACGCTGGACTCCGCTTTCCCGGTAGGACGTTTCACGGATACCGATGGCTGGCTCTCCCCTAACTCACCCCCTTGCTTACTCATCCTCGATGGTGTGGATGAACTCCCTCGCTCCACTCAGACGGAGCGCTACCTCTGGACGTTTATGGAACAGGTCATGCGTTTCCATAATCAGGACACGGATGCGGCCGGTTTACCCCGCCATAAAATTTTTCTCACCAGCCGCCGTGCGACGTTAGATGGTCTGATCAAAAAATCCCGGCAAACCAGTACCCTTTATTTACCCGACCAACTACATCGAATTGTGATTGAGCCGATGGGGCAGGATGAGTTCCGACAATGGTTCAGTGCGTGGGCCAAGCTGCAATCTAAATCCATCGCTCAGGCTTATTTTAGTTTTTTGAAGCATGGCGGAGCCTTTAAGCAACGTTCATCCGGCAATAACGTGGCTAGTTTAGTGACACGCCCTCTGATGCTTTATCTGTTGGGCATCTTACATCGAGATGGCTGGGTGGATGAGAGCATTTTTCTGATGGGATCGCCCCAATTTCAGTTTGAAATTTACGACCGGATGACGCGCTGGCTGTTGGGAGAACCCACCACTGGGGATGGCCCACTCCCGGAGTTAATCCGGGAAGGTCTAGCTCATGCCAGCCGCTCCCTAGAAGCGATCGCCAATTTGCTTCAGGGTCGCGATCCCCAACAGTTGCGTCACCAAATGCAGGTGGCGGCTCTGACGATTATTCAAACGGGTCAATATCAAGTGTCATCGGATGCCATGACCCAAGGGGCACCTGCGAAGCTAATCACCCAAAAGGCTCTGCCAGAAGCGATTGCCCACAGGTCTGATCTCCATCCAATCGTCAAACCTCCTAGTGGTGAGCCACTCACCTCTGTTTTCCCTCCAGTTCTCCCAGCCTTTTTTTTCCGCTCCCAACCCAAGGAGAAACCAGGTGCAGGGGGACAGGCCAGAGGTGAAGGTTTTAACCCCAACCCAGTTGGGTACAACAAACTCTCAGTTCCTTACCAAGGCTCCAGTCACCTCCTGCCTAAAGCTCCGCTCACCCCCCATTTCCCTGCCACGGCGCGCTCATCTCTTCCTGTTCGGCTCGAATTCTCCCACCCCAGCTTAGGGGAATACTTGGGGGCTGAAGAAATTGCCAAGCAGTTGACGGCTCTGACCCAAACAGTTCCAGACCCGTACAATGAGGTCACTTTTGTCATCCAAGACGCGCTGAGTGTGGCTCAGCATCTTTACGCACTGCTGGGATATGGAATTTTGTCCGCAGAAATTGAAGCCCTCGTGATTGAACGTCTGCGCCGGGAGCAAAGGCGTAATTCCAGGGTTTTTTCCTTTTCTGTCCTGTTTCAACGCCTCTATCGCTTCTATCGTGCCTACTGTCGAGGCCAGTGGCTGGATGAAGGCGTTGCTCACCAAGCTCACTCTCAGTTGTCTGCGCTCCATAACCCCTTAAATGTGTTGCAGGTGGAGGCGGCGCTTGGCATCAATGTCTTTTTATTGTTATGTTCGGGAGCGCAAGAAGCCCAACTTTCTTTCTGGCCTTGTGGGAATCCTGATATTCCCCAAGAATTCGATCCCGACCAATTGTTAAGTTTTATCGGGCGAACCGCCGCCCTATCTCCTACGGCTTTTTGGCAGCGGACACGAGGCAGTTTGAAAAACATGCAGTTAGCAGAAGCCTGCCTGAATCAAGCCATGTTGGCTGAGGCTAACCTGGAACGAGCCAATTTATCGGCGGCTGAGTTAATTGGCATTAATTTAGTCGCTGCCAATCTTGATCATGCCAATTTATCGGGAGCCAGTCTTGCTGGTGCTAATCTCTCAAATGCTAATCTTTCTGATGCGAACTTAGAAGGAGCAGATTTGTCGGGGGCGAACCTCAAAGGAGCTAATCTCAAATCGGTGAATCTCACCCATGCTTGCCTATTTCAAACGCAGTTAGATGAACCGCTGAGCAACTTGGCTATTCATAGCGGAGCGATATTTTCCCTGGAAGAGTTTCAGTCTTACAAGCAATCTTTAACTCCCACCAAACTTCTCAGTCGGAGTGATGATGATGAACTTTTAGGGGAAGAAACACCAATCTTTATGGAAAGTGCAGAAGGCGAACTGGTGTTACCAGAGGTTCGGTACAGGAATCAGCACACTGACGATGATTATGAGGGTGAAACCGCCCGAATCGAAAACCTTGAGCAGGAAATGTCAGCTTTTGCTCAGGGTGGGTACGGTGAGAGTGAAGATGATTATGGGGAGCAAGAGACGGCGATCGCTAATCCTCTCGATTATCCCTAA
- a CDS encoding transcriptional repressor: MQHEAATVKPIRSLEDALNKCQALGMRLSRQRRFILELLWQAKEHLSAREIYDRLNQQGKAIGHTSVYQNLEALSSQDIIECIERSDGRLYGNVCDAHSHVNCLDTAQIIDVFVQLPADLLDQIEQQTGVRITDYKIDFYGYRTQKSEGQAKSVN; the protein is encoded by the coding sequence ATGCAACATGAAGCGGCAACTGTGAAACCCATTCGCTCATTAGAAGACGCCCTCAACAAATGTCAAGCATTGGGGATGCGTTTGAGCCGTCAACGTCGCTTCATTTTAGAACTGCTGTGGCAAGCTAAAGAACATCTCTCAGCGCGAGAAATCTATGACCGATTAAATCAGCAAGGTAAAGCGATTGGTCATACCTCTGTATATCAGAACTTGGAGGCACTATCGAGTCAAGACATTATCGAGTGTATTGAGCGTTCGGATGGTCGTCTGTACGGCAACGTTTGTGATGCTCATAGCCATGTTAACTGTCTGGATACCGCTCAGATTATTGATGTTTTTGTCCAATTGCCCGCCGATTTGCTCGACCAAATTGAGCAACAAACCGGTGTGCGGATTACTGACTACAAGATTGATTTCTACGGTTACCGAACCCAGAAATCCGAGGGGCAGGCAAAGTCAGTTAACTAA
- a CDS encoding inorganic diphosphatase, translating to MATDPLHLPPFDLDDAQTLHVIIDTPKGSRNKFEWDKKHGLYKLGGVLAAGAFFPYDFGFVPSTLADDGDAIDVLVLMEEPAFVGCLVPSRLIGGFGAFQTESGKTDRNDRLLAVAANSRNQRDVKTLEDLNQNLIHEIEHFFVSYNAAKGKTFEPQGRFGPEQARQLVIEAAERFRQP from the coding sequence ATGGCAACCGACCCCCTCCACCTGCCCCCGTTTGACTTAGACGATGCCCAGACGCTCCACGTCATCATTGATACGCCCAAGGGCAGCCGTAACAAATTCGAGTGGGACAAAAAGCACGGGCTGTATAAGTTAGGCGGCGTACTGGCAGCAGGCGCATTTTTCCCATACGACTTCGGTTTCGTGCCCTCCACTCTAGCTGACGACGGCGACGCCATCGACGTACTGGTACTGATGGAGGAGCCTGCCTTCGTCGGCTGCCTCGTCCCGTCGCGGCTGATCGGCGGCTTTGGCGCTTTTCAGACCGAGTCAGGTAAAACCGATCGCAACGATCGCCTGCTCGCCGTTGCCGCCAACTCCCGCAACCAGCGTGACGTGAAGACGCTCGAGGACCTGAATCAGAACCTGATCCACGAGATCGAACACTTCTTCGTGTCGTACAACGCGGCTAAGGGCAAAACGTTTGAGCCACAAGGCCGCTTTGGGCCAGAGCAAGCCCGCCAACTGGTTATTGAGGCAGCGGAGCGTTTTCGCCAACCTTAA
- a CDS encoding EAL domain-containing protein — MKASAQLTHKIIAAQCGNCGRSLELLSDTLLILPEQKVNILLVDDQPKNLLALSAILDSPDLNLVKADSGIEALRCLLNQDFAVILLDVQMPNMDGFETAALIRQRQRSRQTPIIFVTALNRDDTHVERGYALGAVDYLLKPFAPEIIKSKVTVFVELFKKTQLLEQQAALLEAANKKLESEITQRQIAEEALRGAHDSLEIKVQERTAQLAQANASLQAEISQRKLAEAELFREKEQAQVTLHSIGDAVITINAKGLVEYLNPVASELTGFPPQEAQGKPLSEIVRIVNETTRELCEGPAETAMRSGKQVCLDKPTLLITREGDELAVDNCATPLRASDNQIIGAVLVLRDVTVARHIEQQLSWQASHDALTGLVNRREFENCLQKAVLSAKASDQQHALCYLDLDQFKLVNDTCGHIAGDELLRQVTALFQSQVRTSDTLARLGGDEFGLLLFHCPLDAALRVASKLLEQLQEFRFVWQDKTFSIGVSIGLVAIDANTQSMTSVMSAADSACYAAKNKGRNRVQVYQADDRELAIQQSQMQWVTRLTQALEENRFRLYYQSIVPSRQTSSLATHYEILLRLVDEQGNLVSPMAFIPAAERYNLMPAIDRWVIRTLFTSLGQHYRENRNPCHFLEDGCDCLYAINLSGTSLNDEQFIDFVREQLALYQVPPQVICFEITETVAIANLRQAAQFMRSLKQVGCRFALDDFGSGMSSFAYLKNLPVDYLKIDGGFVRQIVDEPTDLAMVEAINHIGHVMGLQTIAEFVENEAILEKIAAIRVDYAQGYGISQPRPLAFN, encoded by the coding sequence ATGAAAGCCTCCGCGCAGCTCACACACAAGATTATCGCAGCACAATGTGGTAACTGCGGTCGCTCCCTTGAGCTGCTGTCGGACACCTTATTGATACTACCCGAACAAAAAGTTAACATCCTCTTAGTAGACGACCAGCCGAAAAATTTGCTAGCTTTATCGGCGATACTCGATAGTCCCGATCTAAATCTAGTGAAGGCGGATTCGGGTATAGAAGCCTTAAGATGTCTGCTCAATCAGGATTTTGCTGTAATTCTGCTTGATGTCCAGATGCCTAATATGGATGGGTTTGAAACAGCGGCACTGATTCGACAAAGACAGCGCTCTCGACAAACCCCGATTATTTTTGTCACCGCACTGAATCGAGACGACACTCATGTGGAGAGAGGTTATGCCCTTGGTGCAGTGGATTACCTCTTAAAGCCTTTTGCGCCGGAAATCATCAAATCCAAGGTGACGGTGTTTGTTGAACTGTTCAAGAAAACACAGTTGCTCGAACAACAAGCAGCCCTCCTGGAAGCCGCTAACAAAAAACTCGAAAGTGAAATTACACAACGTCAGATTGCTGAGGAAGCACTGCGGGGTGCCCATGACTCTCTAGAAATTAAAGTTCAGGAACGAACAGCACAATTAGCTCAAGCTAATGCCTCACTGCAAGCTGAAATCAGCCAGCGCAAGCTGGCTGAGGCAGAGCTGTTCCGAGAAAAAGAACAGGCTCAAGTGACATTGCACTCCATCGGCGATGCCGTCATTACAATCAATGCCAAAGGCTTGGTTGAGTACCTCAATCCGGTTGCTTCTGAACTCACGGGCTTTCCTCCCCAGGAGGCCCAAGGAAAGCCACTATCTGAGATAGTCAGGATAGTTAATGAAACGACCCGTGAGCTTTGTGAAGGTCCAGCAGAAACCGCTATGCGTTCTGGCAAGCAAGTTTGCTTGGACAAGCCAACGCTCCTGATTACCCGTGAGGGTGATGAATTGGCGGTGGATAATTGCGCCACACCCCTTCGCGCTAGCGACAACCAGATTATCGGTGCGGTATTGGTGTTGAGGGATGTAACCGTCGCACGCCACATCGAACAGCAACTATCTTGGCAAGCTAGCCACGATGCCCTAACTGGACTGGTCAACCGACGAGAATTTGAAAACTGCTTACAAAAGGCTGTGCTCAGTGCCAAGGCTTCAGACCAACAACACGCTTTGTGTTATCTAGACCTCGATCAATTCAAACTGGTCAACGATACTTGTGGTCATATTGCTGGTGATGAACTGTTACGCCAAGTTACCGCTTTGTTTCAAAGTCAGGTGCGTACCTCCGATACTTTAGCTCGGCTAGGCGGAGATGAATTTGGTTTACTACTCTTCCATTGCCCCCTCGATGCAGCTTTGCGGGTAGCTTCTAAGCTGCTAGAGCAGCTCCAGGAGTTTCGTTTCGTGTGGCAAGACAAAACGTTCAGTATAGGGGTCAGTATTGGCTTAGTTGCCATTGACGCCAATACACAAAGTATGACTAGCGTGATGAGTGCTGCCGACTCAGCTTGCTATGCCGCCAAAAACAAAGGGCGTAATCGTGTACAGGTTTATCAAGCTGATGATCGCGAGTTGGCAATTCAACAAAGCCAAATGCAATGGGTGACACGGCTGACTCAAGCGCTTGAGGAGAATCGTTTCCGCCTTTATTACCAGTCGATTGTTCCCAGTCGTCAAACTTCGTCGTTGGCAACACATTACGAAATCCTCCTGCGCCTTGTGGATGAACAGGGGAATTTGGTGTCGCCAATGGCGTTTATTCCCGCTGCGGAACGCTACAATCTCATGCCAGCCATTGACCGTTGGGTCATTCGCACGCTGTTTACTAGTCTGGGACAGCACTACCGAGAAAACCGCAACCCTTGCCACTTCTTGGAGGATGGTTGTGATTGTTTGTATGCGATTAACCTTTCGGGTACGAGTCTCAACGACGAGCAGTTTATCGACTTTGTACGCGAACAGTTAGCCTTATACCAGGTTCCGCCTCAGGTGATTTGCTTTGAAATTACTGAAACCGTGGCTATAGCTAATTTGCGTCAAGCTGCTCAGTTTATGCGATCGCTAAAACAAGTGGGTTGCCGCTTTGCCTTGGATGATTTCGGCAGTGGCATGTCCTCGTTTGCTTATCTGAAAAACCTGCCGGTGGATTATCTCAAAATTGATGGGGGATTCGTCAGGCAAATTGTTGATGAGCCGACAGATTTAGCAATGGTAGAAGCCATCAATCATATTGGACATGTCATGGGTCTTCAAACTATTGCTGAGTTTGTCGAAAATGAGGCCATACTCGAAAAAATCGCAGCGATTCGCGTGGATTATGCACAGGGCTATGGTATTTCCCAACCCCGCCCCTTGGCATTCAACTAA
- a CDS encoding Vat family streptogramin A O-acetyltransferase, with product MTEQFGPDPNRPYPMVDQRRVCFIKPFIKAPNIIVGDYSYYDDPVDPEGFERNVLYNYGSDRLIIGKFCALATHAKFIMNGANHKLDGISTYPFPAFGHGWEKAMDKLINLPTRGDTIVGNDVWIGYDALIMPGVKIGDGAVIAAKSVVTKDVPPYTIVGGNPACLIKQRFSDAEVAQLLEIRWWDWEMEKITRHIDKIMESDIQALHDAE from the coding sequence TTGACGGAACAATTCGGGCCAGATCCCAATCGACCCTATCCAATGGTCGATCAACGGCGAGTCTGTTTCATCAAGCCTTTTATCAAAGCACCCAATATTATTGTCGGGGATTACTCCTATTACGACGACCCAGTTGACCCGGAAGGCTTTGAAAGAAACGTCCTGTACAATTACGGGAGCGATCGCCTGATCATCGGCAAGTTCTGTGCGCTCGCAACTCATGCCAAGTTCATCATGAATGGTGCCAATCACAAACTGGATGGCATTTCCACTTATCCTTTCCCAGCCTTCGGACACGGTTGGGAAAAAGCGATGGACAAGTTAATCAATCTGCCGACGCGAGGCGATACGATTGTGGGCAATGATGTCTGGATTGGCTACGATGCGCTGATTATGCCGGGAGTCAAAATCGGCGATGGTGCTGTGATTGCCGCGAAGTCCGTCGTAACCAAGGACGTTCCTCCCTATACGATTGTTGGTGGAAACCCAGCATGTCTCATCAAGCAGCGCTTTAGCGACGCTGAGGTAGCACAACTGTTGGAGATTCGGTGGTGGGATTGGGAGATGGAGAAAATTACACGCCATATCGACAAGATTATGGAAAGTGATATCCAAGCACTGCACGATGCCGAGTGA
- a CDS encoding pentapeptide repeat-containing protein: protein MSRRESYTLLFDSSNTAQEIAFMLGGEWDECNGVVLPSYDAVAVSTAAKLYEASWCKSGDSVALLLRLMPDELIRRYAAGERNFSNANLRCSMLACKFLQEVKLNNAKLNWANLSEANLSGADLTGADLSNANLMGTFLSKSDLIRTNFTKANLELADLREANLSKANLSDACLRQTDFRGANLSYADLRGADLSEAKLQGASLTDAKLNNMNWVSLANEIIDD from the coding sequence TTGTCCCGACGTGAATCCTATACTCTCTTGTTTGATTCCTCAAATACGGCACAAGAGATTGCTTTTATGCTCGGTGGTGAGTGGGATGAGTGCAATGGTGTCGTCTTACCTTCATATGATGCAGTAGCTGTTAGCACAGCGGCGAAACTTTATGAAGCTTCCTGGTGTAAGAGTGGAGACTCTGTTGCTCTGTTACTCAGATTAATGCCTGATGAATTGATTAGGCGTTATGCCGCAGGAGAAAGGAATTTCAGTAATGCTAACTTGAGGTGTTCAATGTTAGCCTGCAAATTTTTACAGGAGGTTAAGCTCAATAATGCGAAGCTAAATTGGGCAAACCTAAGTGAGGCAAACTTAAGTGGAGCTGACTTAACAGGGGCAGACTTGAGCAATGCTAATTTAATGGGCACGTTCCTGAGTAAAAGTGACCTAATTAGGACGAACTTTACTAAAGCAAACCTAGAGCTTGCCGACTTAAGAGAAGCGAATCTTAGTAAAGCTAACCTAAGTGATGCTTGCCTGCGTCAGACAGATTTTAGAGGAGCCAATCTTAGTTATGCAGACTTAAGAGGAGCGGATTTGAGCGAAGCGAAGCTTCAAGGAGCATCCTTGACAGATGCCAAGCTAAATAATATGAACTGGGTAAGTCTAGCTAATGAAATAATTGACGACTAA
- a CDS encoding GUN4 domain-containing protein, giving the protein MSEVELLSDVGANYTQLRDLLTAGKWKEADEETRRVMLKVASRDNEGWLNEDSINNLPCTDLRTVDKLWVEYSKGRFGFSVQKRIYEEVARDWEKMGDRVGWREGRNWLSISSLTYNTDAPPGHLPGAGAWVTSLVWGLWSQSADSFYNRVDFCKL; this is encoded by the coding sequence ATGTCCGAAGTTGAACTATTATCTGATGTCGGTGCTAACTACACTCAATTGCGTGACTTACTGACCGCTGGCAAGTGGAAAGAGGCGGATGAAGAAACACGACGCGTCATGCTCAAGGTTGCCAGTCGGGACAACGAAGGCTGGCTCAATGAGGATTCCATCAACAATTTACCCTGCACTGACCTACGCACGGTTGACAAACTTTGGGTGGAATACTCAAAAGGACGCTTCGGCTTTAGCGTGCAAAAGCGCATCTATGAGGAAGTCGCAAGAGACTGGGAAAAGATGGGCGATCGCGTCGGTTGGCGTGAGGGACGTAACTGGCTAAGCATTTCATCACTCACTTATAATACCGATGCCCCCCCAGGTCACCTTCCCGGTGCTGGTGCCTGGGTCACTTCCCTGGTATGGGGGCTGTGGTCACAGAGTGCTGATTCTTTTTATAATCGCGTGGATTTTTGTAAGCTGTAA
- a CDS encoding DUF3685 domain-containing protein → MEKWGDGEMDKMLEETSSPLPMPSPPDQTEATPIRLVLIDDDPIFRLGLRTALEAFPDLQVVAQTDSGTEALDILMRLQPTTVSAIILELVSGRSNANPLSGLPLCQRLKGDYPDLPVLLLTSQSEPLFLKAAQQLGIEGYCPKGVAITDLVQAIRQLATGESDWHRLPDLPPPLINSVRPPSWHHKVRSYGLQQIEESLAVVVQELQKPNLSNFDWLFWSGRRRELLAARWAVNQLLPTDVIVVEESASSDLLSGVVRRSSDRRVEQIPSRTGLRSAIASSPPAVLSANVQSPSPNPQTQSFQPATPFELTLSMLQSDLPNLSGVPLEIDILVTEKKRDLLYIVLRKLQQILEELRFSQVTLEQLPPKRAQILLDLWQASVTDFLGKYYTLPLDNQNLEIVNILLGYAVIIQTSILDKIPLVVEFLSQELFETPLLIDNVSYSARTPEALVQSEMLLQNLVIQVANAVIQPLLNEFADIETIKQNFYAQHLISSREMARFRNNLSWKYRLFQWIEEPKAIFESRYPLFVLSGAGIKQTSIYAPRRQELEQLQGIPLAVTLAFETRDAIAPRLRSTVAWAGKGVVYVLTQVIGRSIGLVVRGVIQGIGNTLQDARFGKNGERGK, encoded by the coding sequence ATGGAAAAATGGGGAGATGGGGAGATGGATAAAATGCTAGAGGAAACCTCCTCCCCTCTGCCAATGCCCTCACCCCCCGATCAAACAGAGGCGACGCCGATTCGCCTTGTCCTGATTGATGATGATCCCATCTTCCGGCTGGGTCTACGCACAGCTCTGGAAGCTTTTCCTGACCTACAAGTTGTGGCGCAAACCGATTCTGGAACAGAAGCTCTAGATATCCTGATGCGCTTGCAGCCCACTACGGTGAGTGCGATCATTTTGGAACTCGTTAGTGGTCGCTCTAACGCCAATCCCTTGTCTGGATTGCCGCTTTGCCAACGCTTGAAGGGCGATTACCCGGATTTGCCGGTTTTACTGCTCACTTCACAATCCGAGCCTCTCTTCCTCAAGGCAGCCCAACAGCTCGGCATTGAGGGCTATTGTCCCAAAGGAGTGGCCATTACCGATCTCGTCCAGGCTATCCGTCAGCTTGCCACGGGTGAATCCGATTGGCACAGACTACCCGACTTGCCACCCCCACTAATCAATTCTGTACGCCCTCCTAGCTGGCATCATAAAGTGCGCTCCTATGGACTCCAACAAATCGAAGAGTCCTTGGCAGTGGTAGTCCAAGAACTACAAAAACCTAATCTTTCCAACTTCGACTGGCTGTTCTGGAGTGGACGCCGCCGAGAACTTTTGGCCGCTCGTTGGGCGGTTAATCAGCTATTGCCCACCGATGTCATTGTGGTAGAAGAGAGCGCGAGTTCGGATTTACTCTCAGGAGTCGTGAGACGAAGTTCGGATCGAAGAGTAGAACAAATTCCCTCTCGGACTGGGCTACGTTCTGCGATCGCTTCCTCACCCCCTGCTGTCCTCTCGGCCAACGTCCAATCCCCCAGTCCCAATCCCCAAACCCAAAGTTTCCAGCCAGCCACACCCTTTGAGCTGACCTTGTCCATGCTCCAATCGGACTTGCCCAATCTCAGTGGTGTGCCGTTAGAAATTGATATTCTCGTAACTGAAAAAAAACGCGATTTACTCTATATCGTCTTACGAAAATTGCAACAAATCCTAGAGGAGTTGCGTTTTTCTCAGGTCACTCTTGAGCAACTTCCCCCAAAGCGAGCGCAAATTTTACTGGATTTGTGGCAAGCTTCCGTCACCGATTTTTTGGGTAAATATTACACGTTACCCTTGGATAACCAAAATTTAGAGATTGTTAATATTTTGCTCGGTTACGCTGTCATTATTCAAACCTCTATTCTAGATAAAATTCCTTTAGTTGTTGAATTTTTATCCCAAGAACTGTTTGAAACTCCTTTATTAATTGATAATGTATCTTATTCGGCTCGGACACCTGAAGCTCTAGTTCAGTCAGAAATGTTGCTACAAAACCTAGTTATTCAAGTCGCTAATGCTGTGATTCAACCGCTCTTAAATGAATTTGCTGATATTGAAACGATTAAACAAAATTTTTACGCTCAGCATCTGATTTCATCACGAGAAATGGCTCGATTTCGCAACAATTTATCTTGGAAATATCGCCTTTTCCAATGGATAGAAGAGCCAAAAGCTATCTTCGAGAGCCGATATCCGTTGTTCGTGCTGAGCGGTGCGGGCATCAAACAAACATCTATTTATGCCCCCCGCCGTCAAGAGTTAGAACAACTGCAAGGTATTCCGTTAGCTGTGACGTTAGCCTTTGAGACACGAGATGCGATCGCGCCTCGCCTGCGTTCTACTGTTGCCTGGGCGGGTAAAGGTGTCGTTTACGTCCTCACCCAAGTTATCGGTAGAAGCATTGGGTTGGTGGTTCGGGGTGTAATTCAAGGCATTGGGAATACCTTGCAGGACGCACGGTTTGGCAAAAATGGCGAACGAGGAAAGTGA